One Symphalangus syndactylus isolate Jambi chromosome 9, NHGRI_mSymSyn1-v2.1_pri, whole genome shotgun sequence DNA segment encodes these proteins:
- the CHMP5 gene encoding charged multivesicular body protein 5 isoform X1 — MNRLFGKAKPKAPPPSLTDCIGTVDSRAESIDKKISRLDAELVKYKDQIKKMREGPAKNMVKQKALRVLKQKRMYEQQRDNLAQQSFNMEQANYTIQSLKDTKTTVDAMKLGVKEMKKAYKQVKIDQIEDLQDQLEDMMEDANEIQEALSRSYGTPELDEDDLEAELDALGDELLADEDSSYLDEAASAPAIPEGVPTDTKNKDGVLVDEFGLPQIPAS; from the exons ATGAACCGACTCTTCGGGAAAGCCAAACCCAAGGCTCCGCCGCCCAGCCTGACTGACTGCATTGGCACG GTGGACAGCAGAGCAGAATCCATTGACAAGAAGATTTCTCGATTGGATGCTGAGCTAGTGAAGTATAAGGATCAGATCAAGAAGATGAGAGAGGGTCCTGCAAAG AATATGGTCAAGCAGAAAGCCTTGCGAGTTTTAAAGCAAAAGAGAAT GTATGAGCAGCAGCGGGACAATCTTGCCCAACAGTCATTCAACATGGAACAAGCCAATTATACCATCCAGTCATTGAAGGACACCAAGACCACG gTTGATGCTATGAAACTGGGAGTAAAGGAAATGAAGAAGGCATACAAGCAAGTGAAGATCGACCAGATTGAG GATTTACAAGACCAGCTAGAGGATATGATGGAAGATGCAAATGAAATCCAAGAAGCACTGAGTCGCAGTTATGGCACCCCAGAACTGGATGAAGATGATTTAGAAGCAG AGTTGGATGCACTGGGTGATGAGCTTCTGGCTGATGAAGACAGTTCTTATTTGGATGAGGCAGCATCTGCACCTGCAATTCCAGAAGGTGTTCCCACTGATACAAAAAACAAG GATGGAGTTCTGGTGGATGAATTTGGATTGCCACAGATCCCTGCTTCATAG
- the CHMP5 gene encoding charged multivesicular body protein 5 isoform X2: MNRLFGKAKPKAPPPSLTDCIGTVDSRAESIDKKISRLDAELVKYKDQIKKMREGPAKNMVKQKALRVLKQKRMYEQQRDNLAQQSFNMEQANYTIQSLKDTKTTVDAMKLGVKEMKKAYKQVKIDQIEDLQDQLEDMMEDANEIQEALSRSYGTPELDEDDLEAGWSSGG; the protein is encoded by the exons ATGAACCGACTCTTCGGGAAAGCCAAACCCAAGGCTCCGCCGCCCAGCCTGACTGACTGCATTGGCACG GTGGACAGCAGAGCAGAATCCATTGACAAGAAGATTTCTCGATTGGATGCTGAGCTAGTGAAGTATAAGGATCAGATCAAGAAGATGAGAGAGGGTCCTGCAAAG AATATGGTCAAGCAGAAAGCCTTGCGAGTTTTAAAGCAAAAGAGAAT GTATGAGCAGCAGCGGGACAATCTTGCCCAACAGTCATTCAACATGGAACAAGCCAATTATACCATCCAGTCATTGAAGGACACCAAGACCACG gTTGATGCTATGAAACTGGGAGTAAAGGAAATGAAGAAGGCATACAAGCAAGTGAAGATCGACCAGATTGAG GATTTACAAGACCAGCTAGAGGATATGATGGAAGATGCAAATGAAATCCAAGAAGCACTGAGTCGCAGTTATGGCACCCCAGAACTGGATGAAGATGATTTAGAAGCAG GATGGAGTTCTGGTGGATGA